In Henckelia pumila isolate YLH828 unplaced genomic scaffold, ASM3356847v2 CTG_19:::fragment_3, whole genome shotgun sequence, the following proteins share a genomic window:
- the LOC140870755 gene encoding phenylacetaldehyde reductase-like isoform X1 translates to MKAYRKLTETRGRGRGRGRGRGRIVCVQANLRNLTKSSRGTKFSLKLDRVRMSGAGKVVCVTGASGYIASWLVKLLLQRGYTVKATVRNLSDPNKVVHLKELEGADERLHLFEANLIEDGSFDAVVHGCEAVIHTASPAFLETTDPQVELIEPAVNGTLNVLKSCSKESSVRRVVLTSSVAAVSINRSPKGPDVVIDETWFSDPVFCEEIKGWYFLSKTLAEEAAWKFSKENGIDLVVMNPGYVIGPILQPTLNYTSEDFLNLINGKGGVPSYRLVDVRDVAEAHILGFENPSASGRYLLVERALTRSEALEILQKLYPSMDVPKIPAGDPSYQVCNKRARALGVVFTPFEVSLKDMVESLKAKSFLI, encoded by the exons ATGAAAGCATACAGAAAGTTGACTGAAACgagaggaagaggaagaggaagaggaagaggaagaggaagaaTCGTGTGCGTACAGGCCAACCTTAGAAACCTCA CGAAATCAAGCAGAGGCACAAAATTCTCACTGAAACTCGATCGAGTGAGGATGAGCGGAGCGGGAAAAGTAGTGTGCGTGACTGGAGCATCGGGCTACATTGCCTCATGGCTTGTTAAGCTTCTGCTTCAGCGGGGCTACACTGTTAAAGCCACTGTTAGAAACCTCA GTGATCCAAATAAAGTAGTCCACTTGAAAGAACTCGAGGGAGCTGATGAGAGATTACACTTGTTCGAAGCCAACTTAATTGAAGATGGATCTTTTGATGCCGTGGTTCATGGTTGTGAAGCCGTCATTCACACAGCCTCACCAGCTTTCCTTGAGACAACCGACCCACAG GTAGAACTGATAGAACCAGCAGTGAATGGAACTTTAAATGTCCTAAAATCATGCAGCAAAGAATCGTCCGTCAGAAGAGTAGTTCTAACATCCTCTGTTGCTGCAGTATCGATCAATCGCAGTCCTAAAGGCCCTGATGTTGTAATTGATGAAACATGGTTTTCTGATCCAGTATTCTGCGAAGAAATCAAG GGGTGGTATTTTCTGTCGAAAACATTAGCAGAGGAAGCTGCATGGAAATTCTCTAAAGAAAATGGCATCGACTTGGTAGTAATGAATCCTGGATACGTGATCGGTCCTATCCTTCAGCCAACGCTTAATTACACTTCTGAGGATTTCTTGAACTTGATCAACG GAAAGGGAGGAGTCCCATCCTATCGATTGGTAGATGTTAGAGATGTTGCTGAAGCACATATTTTGGGGTTTGAGAATCCTTCAGCGAGTGGTAGATACCTTTTGGTCGAAAGAGCCTTAACTCGTTCGGAAGCTTTGGAGATTTTGCAGAAGCTCTATCCTTCCATGGACGTGCCTAAAAT TCCTGCAGGAGATCCATCATACCAGGTATGCAACAAGAGAGCACGAGCTTTGGGCGTCGTCTTCACGCCTTTCGAGGTGAGCTTGAAGGATATGGTTGAGAGCTTGAAAGCGAAAAGTTTCCTCATCTGA
- the LOC140870755 gene encoding phenylacetaldehyde reductase-like isoform X2, which yields MSGAGKVVCVTGASGYIASWLVKLLLQRGYTVKATVRNLSDPNKVVHLKELEGADERLHLFEANLIEDGSFDAVVHGCEAVIHTASPAFLETTDPQVELIEPAVNGTLNVLKSCSKESSVRRVVLTSSVAAVSINRSPKGPDVVIDETWFSDPVFCEEIKGWYFLSKTLAEEAAWKFSKENGIDLVVMNPGYVIGPILQPTLNYTSEDFLNLINGKGGVPSYRLVDVRDVAEAHILGFENPSASGRYLLVERALTRSEALEILQKLYPSMDVPKIPAGDPSYQVCNKRARALGVVFTPFEVSLKDMVESLKAKSFLI from the exons ATGAGCGGAGCGGGAAAAGTAGTGTGCGTGACTGGAGCATCGGGCTACATTGCCTCATGGCTTGTTAAGCTTCTGCTTCAGCGGGGCTACACTGTTAAAGCCACTGTTAGAAACCTCA GTGATCCAAATAAAGTAGTCCACTTGAAAGAACTCGAGGGAGCTGATGAGAGATTACACTTGTTCGAAGCCAACTTAATTGAAGATGGATCTTTTGATGCCGTGGTTCATGGTTGTGAAGCCGTCATTCACACAGCCTCACCAGCTTTCCTTGAGACAACCGACCCACAG GTAGAACTGATAGAACCAGCAGTGAATGGAACTTTAAATGTCCTAAAATCATGCAGCAAAGAATCGTCCGTCAGAAGAGTAGTTCTAACATCCTCTGTTGCTGCAGTATCGATCAATCGCAGTCCTAAAGGCCCTGATGTTGTAATTGATGAAACATGGTTTTCTGATCCAGTATTCTGCGAAGAAATCAAG GGGTGGTATTTTCTGTCGAAAACATTAGCAGAGGAAGCTGCATGGAAATTCTCTAAAGAAAATGGCATCGACTTGGTAGTAATGAATCCTGGATACGTGATCGGTCCTATCCTTCAGCCAACGCTTAATTACACTTCTGAGGATTTCTTGAACTTGATCAACG GAAAGGGAGGAGTCCCATCCTATCGATTGGTAGATGTTAGAGATGTTGCTGAAGCACATATTTTGGGGTTTGAGAATCCTTCAGCGAGTGGTAGATACCTTTTGGTCGAAAGAGCCTTAACTCGTTCGGAAGCTTTGGAGATTTTGCAGAAGCTCTATCCTTCCATGGACGTGCCTAAAAT TCCTGCAGGAGATCCATCATACCAGGTATGCAACAAGAGAGCACGAGCTTTGGGCGTCGTCTTCACGCCTTTCGAGGTGAGCTTGAAGGATATGGTTGAGAGCTTGAAAGCGAAAAGTTTCCTCATCTGA
- the LOC140870755 gene encoding phenylacetaldehyde reductase-like isoform X3 — protein sequence MKAYRKLTETRGRGRGRGRGRGRIVCVQANLRNLSDPNKVVHLKELEGADERLHLFEANLIEDGSFDAVVHGCEAVIHTASPAFLETTDPQVELIEPAVNGTLNVLKSCSKESSVRRVVLTSSVAAVSINRSPKGPDVVIDETWFSDPVFCEEIKGWYFLSKTLAEEAAWKFSKENGIDLVVMNPGYVIGPILQPTLNYTSEDFLNLINGKGGVPSYRLVDVRDVAEAHILGFENPSASGRYLLVERALTRSEALEILQKLYPSMDVPKIPAGDPSYQVCNKRARALGVVFTPFEVSLKDMVESLKAKSFLI from the exons ATGAAAGCATACAGAAAGTTGACTGAAACgagaggaagaggaagaggaagaggaagaggaagaggaagaaTCGTGTGCGTACAGGCCAACCTTAGAAACCTCA GTGATCCAAATAAAGTAGTCCACTTGAAAGAACTCGAGGGAGCTGATGAGAGATTACACTTGTTCGAAGCCAACTTAATTGAAGATGGATCTTTTGATGCCGTGGTTCATGGTTGTGAAGCCGTCATTCACACAGCCTCACCAGCTTTCCTTGAGACAACCGACCCACAG GTAGAACTGATAGAACCAGCAGTGAATGGAACTTTAAATGTCCTAAAATCATGCAGCAAAGAATCGTCCGTCAGAAGAGTAGTTCTAACATCCTCTGTTGCTGCAGTATCGATCAATCGCAGTCCTAAAGGCCCTGATGTTGTAATTGATGAAACATGGTTTTCTGATCCAGTATTCTGCGAAGAAATCAAG GGGTGGTATTTTCTGTCGAAAACATTAGCAGAGGAAGCTGCATGGAAATTCTCTAAAGAAAATGGCATCGACTTGGTAGTAATGAATCCTGGATACGTGATCGGTCCTATCCTTCAGCCAACGCTTAATTACACTTCTGAGGATTTCTTGAACTTGATCAACG GAAAGGGAGGAGTCCCATCCTATCGATTGGTAGATGTTAGAGATGTTGCTGAAGCACATATTTTGGGGTTTGAGAATCCTTCAGCGAGTGGTAGATACCTTTTGGTCGAAAGAGCCTTAACTCGTTCGGAAGCTTTGGAGATTTTGCAGAAGCTCTATCCTTCCATGGACGTGCCTAAAAT TCCTGCAGGAGATCCATCATACCAGGTATGCAACAAGAGAGCACGAGCTTTGGGCGTCGTCTTCACGCCTTTCGAGGTGAGCTTGAAGGATATGGTTGAGAGCTTGAAAGCGAAAAGTTTCCTCATCTGA